Part of the Intestinibacillus sp. Marseille-P6563 genome is shown below.
CCAGCGCAAGAACAAAGAGATACCGGCCTGTTACCATTTCGCTTTTCTTGATGGGTAAAATCCCATACAAACGCTCCATGCTGTTTTTCTCCGTTACAGAGAAAGTGTATCCTGTGGTCATGGCGATAAAGCACATGGCAAAGGAAACGCCGGTCAGGATGGAACGGTTAATGGCCGCAAAAGCGATAGGAAGAAGCATGGTAAAACCGATCACCTTGATATAGGGCTTTACCAGCGAAAAGTCTAATTTTGTTGCTTTTAATGTATTACTCATAATCGTCACCTTTCTTGCTCGTGAATACAACGATTTCATCAATGGTCGCCGGTTCAATACTCAAAGAGGAAAAAGCGACCGTATCTTCGGTCTTGACCAGGGCCTCAAAGCCCGTATTTAGACAGCTTCGTCATACAAATCCTCCTCATAATCGGTGTAAGATTTCAGCACACGCAGGCTGCGCTTGAGACGGCGGTACTCGTCCATCTCCATGCGCAGATGGTGGTAAAAAGCCTCGTACCAGCTTTCGTCCACCTCCGTCTCCATTTTCCGGGCCAGACCCAGCATCCGGCGTTTGGCCTCCGGGTCAACCGTCAGGGCTGTCAGCCATTTCAACCGTGTCACCGTGTTGTGATGGCTGGGACAGGCGAAAGCGTAGAGAATCTTCTTTTCTTTCATACTCAGTGTCATAATGATTTTCCTCCATTTCTTTGCTGCGGAGCCATGCACCCCGCATGATAAACTTGTTTCTTTCCGCCGGTCTGCCTGCAAGCAGCTCCTGCCCGGAATTTCTCCCGGCGTATCGGCCTCTTTGGTGCGCTCGATTTCTGTCATGGCGCCACTTCCCCGGAGGTCATACCCCTTGCAGCCGGTCATTCGATTTTCAAGGTTCAGTGCCTGTCTGCAAGAATGATTTTATCGAAAAAAGAGGGCCGCTCCCGTATATCCAAGACGTTGGAAAAACGCACGAAATCCTCATATTTCCACGCTTATGGAATCGTGCTATAATGGGTGTATTCACTGAAAAACGATAACGAGAGAGGGGGCATTGGATGTACACAAAGCTGTCAATCCCGGAGCGGCTCAAAGACTTGCGGGTGGTAGACAAGCACCTGACGCTGGAACAGCTGGCGGAGCAGACCGGCCTGTCCAGATCGGCGCTGGGAAAATATGAAAGCGATGATTATAAGGACATCAGCCCGTTTGCGATTGCAACGCTGGCGGAATTTTATGGTGTGTCCACCGACTATCTGATGGGGCTGTCCGAAAATAAAAATCACCCAAACACAGAGCTTCAATCTCTGCATCTGAGTGACGATATGGTGGAACTTTTGAGCAGCGGCAGGATCAACAACCGGCTTCTCTGCGAACTGGCTACGCATCCAAACTTCCAGCGGCTGATGACCGATATGGAAATCTTCATTGACCGGATTGCCGATATGCGGGTGGAGCAGATGAACCTGATCCTCGAAGCCACCCGACAGACCGTCATCAACAGCCATGCGCCGGGAGAGAACGACCTTTATATGCGGACGCTGGAATTAGGGCAGATACAGGAGAGTGACTTTTTCAGCCATGTCCTGCATGACGATCTGGACAACATTGTCCGGGACATACGGGAGGCACATCTAAAGGACAAGACCACCGCCGACCCGCAGCCCACGTTGGAGGACGTCAAGGAACAATTTGAACAGGCTGTCCAGCAAGGCAGCGATGTGGAAATGCTGATACATGAATTCTGCGATAAGTTGCAGATACCCTTTGAGAAGATTTCCTCGGAGGATTTCTCAGCGTTCCTTCGGATACTGAGCCTGTCCAAGATGCTCAAAAATCCCAACAACATGAGGGGGAAGGCCAAGCCGCAGCCGTACTATGCGCCCAAGCGGAAGAAACGCAGGTAGAGAAAAAGCCGCCCAACCTGTACCGTTGGACGGCTTTCGACCCGTTTGCGGGTGGAATAAAATATGCGGTTATACATCCGTTAGCTGACTGTTTTCATCAGCTTTTTCATAAACTTCCAGAGACGGATGCCATCTTTGAGGCCCAGCCGGTAAAAGAAGCATTCGCTTTCTGCGCCGGAATCGAAGATGGAATCGCAGTAGTGCCTTACAGTGTCCTTCTGTTCCTCAGACAATACGCTGATCGCTTTTTCATACTCGGTTTCCAAACGAAGGTAGTCCGCTTTTTTCTCCTTGCCGGTTTCTGCCTCCCGCCATTTAGCGAACTGGCTCTGCATCCGCTCCTGAATCATCAAATCAACCAGTTTTTCTATATCTGTACCCATAAGCGCCCTCCTTATGCTGGACGGATATAATTCCGGTATGTTTCCAGGACGGAATCCGACACACCGCTTTTATACACTTTGCGAATGTCGGAGATTTCCTCTTGCTTCAGCAGTTTCAGCCATTTCAGCAGTTCAGCCCTGCCGTTGGCAAAGTTACAGCAGCGCCCATCGGCGTATTCGATACGGTATCTCATAGACAGGCACCTCCTTAAACATAAATCATCTCAGACCGGATGATTTCCTCTGCCCGGCTGCGGATGCTGTTCATGGCTCCGACCCAGGCAAGCTGGTCACGGGCTTTCAGTTCCTCGGTGATACCCTCCACAGCCTGCATCTGCGAGATGATACACGCCAGCCGGTCATCGGCCTGCTCGTTCAGATCGGCAAGATACGTCCAGAGTTTTCCCGACAGAAGCAGTTCACTGTACTGGCCGGGACGGTGTTCTTGCAGAAACGCCTTGTGCATCCGCCCCCACCGCCCGATGGGGCGGTTTTCCTCCGGCAGCTTCAGATCGGGGATGTAGTAGTCTCCCACCAGCGTATAGCTGATGCCGTTGTGATGGATTTTCTTTGGTAAATGCTCCATGTTCGACCTCCTGTATTCAGTTTTTTCAGAATCCAGTTGATCGTGTCCCTGTTCATGATAAATTCAAGGCAACTGAACTCTTCACGAACAAGTATGGCACATCCTTTCCTAATTTCTGATAGTTGAGGCCGTGGGAAATCTGGCTGCCCCGGTTCTCGGATTGATTGAAGCTGTCGATGGTCTCCTTGCCCAGCAGCTCCGAGATTTCTTTCAGGGTGGATTTCTCCTTGCCACCCAAAAACAAGGTGGTGTCGCAGTTGCCCACAATGGTGTCTGCGGCGTCCTTGTAGATGGTCTTTAACTGGCTTTGGGACTGCAAAATGATAGAAGCCGAGATTTCCCGGCTCCGGATAGTGGCAATCAGCTTGTCAAAGTTCGGTATCTGTCCGATGTTGGCGAACTCGTCCAGGAGGCACCGCACATGGACGGGCAGCCTGCCGCCGTACACGTCGTCTGCCTTGTCGCAAAGGAGGTTGAATAGCTGGCTTTGCAGCATGGCGATGACGAAGTTGAAGGTGGTGTCCGTGTCGCTCATAATGAGGAACAGCGCCGTTTTCCGGTCGCCCAGGGTGTCCAGCTCCAGTTCGTCGTCCGACATGATCTCCCGCAGCTCCGCAATATCGAAGGGGGCAAGGCGGGCACCGCAGCTAATCAGGATGGATTTCAGGGTCTTGCCGGCGGCCAACTTGAATTTACGGTACTGCTTCACAGCAAAGTGGTCCGGGTGCTCCTTCTCCAGCTTGGCAAAGAGCAGGTCAACGGGGCTTTGAAATTCTTCGTCGTCCTCTCTGGCCTCCGATGCGTTGATGAGCTCCAGCAGCGTGAGAAAGTTCTTTTCCTCCGGCTCCGCCTCGTACCAGATGTACCCGATCAGGGCGCAGTACAAAAGCCGCTCTGCTTTGACCCAAAAATCCTCGGAGGATTTTTCACCGTCGCCTTTGGTGTTGGCCATGATGACATTGACCAGATTCAAAATATCCTTTTCGCTGCGGATGTAGGCGAAGGGGTTGTATTTCATGCTTTTTTTGAAGTTGATGGTGTTGAGAACCTTGATGCGGTACGGCTCATAGATGACTTTCCCGCGGACGTCCCGCATGGGCTTTCCGTTCTCGTCCAGCTTGGGGGCGCCCCGGCGCAGCATGGTCCCCACCTCGGACAAAAGCTGTCCTTTGGGATCGGTGACCACATAGGAACTGTGCATCTGCATGAGAGAGGGTTTGACGAAGAACCGGGTCTTGCCGCTGCCGCTTCCGCCGATGACCAGAATGTTTTTGTTCCGGGCGTACTTGGGGTTTTTTGGGCGGCTGGACATGGTGAGCTTTTCCGTCTGGGTAAGAGGGATGTTCCAGTCGGGGACCGGATCGACATAGGGGGCAATATCGGCCGCCGTGCCCCATCGGGCGCTGCCGTACTCGATGCCCTTGCGATATTTGCGAGCGTTTTTTCCTTTGGCGTACACCGCCAGCCGAACAATGACCGCCCCGGCGATACCCACCAGCAGGTCCAGCGGATGCAGACTGGGCAGCCCAGAAGAAAACGCCTCCGTAAAGCCCTGACTCAAATGCAGGAACTTTTCAGAGGCGTCAAGGCCGGGCGCAAGGCGCACCGCCTGGCAGAGCTTATCAAAGAGATATACGAACAGCAGATACGGGAGGTTGAGAATGAGGGCTTTTTTCCAGGTGTCGGTCATAATTCCACACCCCGGTCTTTAGTTTTGACCTTCTCCCGCTGGCGATGCTGGGCTTTGGCCTGTTGTTTCGCCTGGTCCAGCGCCTTGCGGATGGAGGGCTTTTTCTCTTTCTCCAGGTTCTTTGCGGAGAACTCCCGGAAGGCCGCCGTGATGACGTCGGCATCCCGGCCCTTGAAGAACACCAGGTAGCGGGGTATCTCGCCGCTGGTGTCCTTTTTCAGAGCAAAGTCAATGCCGTACTTCTTGGCGGTGGCGGAAAAGGCCCGGATGTTCTGGTCGGTGATCTCGATGTTGGAAACGCCGGTGTTGTGCTTCATAAGCTGTCGGAGGGTCTGCTTGCCGTGGTGCAGCTTGGTCTTGTGGCCGGTTACTCCTTTCTGCATCTCGTCCAGCACTTTTTTCATGGCCTGTTGCAGCATCCCGGCGGAGAGCCTGGTGGCCTCCACGCAGAGGGCAACGGTGCGCTGGGTGACTTCTTCCTGCATAAGTCATCATCTCCTTTCTCCGCTGCCGTACAGATCGTGGTTCACCAGGGACGCATAGTAGCTGTCGATGGTGGCCGGGGCGTTATACAGGGCAGCCAGCAGATATTTCTTGATATTGCGGACATAGGTGGTGTTCTCCCGCATACGATCCAGCACATACTCGATGTGGGAACTGTTCAGCTTCAGGAACCGGGATTTGACCACCTCCGCCGGATAGTCGTCCCCGGCAATGCGGATCGTCTCCCTGCGGGAACAGACGGTATCCACCATGAGCTCAACCAATTCATTCAGCATATCCCGGTCCAGCCGGTCATCCCGGCATAGATAGTCATACTCGATATTCTCCAAAATCAGTTCCCGATAGTTCTCTCGCTCCTGCATCCAGTCCCGTCCAGTCCGTCTGCCCCCTGCGGGGGTTTGGGGGATTGATTGGATAGGATTTGATCCTTCTGTACTTAATGAATCAGTTTTTGATCCTTGTTTACTTGATACTTTAGTATTTAATTGTGCGGGTTTTTCCTGTTCAGGTTTTCCCAAGGCAGGAGAATCCAAGACTGGTTTTACCTGAACTGGATTTTCCCGTTCAGGTTTTCCCGGTTTAGGTTCCGGCGGCCTGGGCTGCTCCAAAATCGTGTACTCGATGCTGCCGAGCCGTCCGTTGGCGTTACGGACTCTTTCACGAATAATGTACCCCGCATCCTCCAGCTCCCGGACCGTAGCGCAAATGCTGTCCACTCCATCCCGGCATATCCGTGCAAGACCTTTGGTGGTGTAATCCCAATCCTCCGGCAAGGACAACATGAGGGACAGCAGCCCCTTCGCTTTCAGCGACAGCGCCGTGTTCCGCAGATGGTGGTTTGCCATCACCGTGTAGTCACGGGTTTTCTCAATGCGAAATACCGCCATAATCTCACCTCCCTCCGGCGGTCTGGAAAAGTGTTCGTTTTCGGGGAAAATTCAATTCTGTGCCCACCTGCTTCTCTATGTGGGAAAACCTATGGACACTTAATTTGCATTTCCTACATGAAGAAATACCTTCGATTTCTCACCCCTTTCAATACAATTTTCCGTGTACTTGATGGAAAGTAAAAAACGCCATAGGATTTCCTATGGCGTTTGGGACAGGAAAAGGGTGCTGATATTTCACATCAGCACCCTTTTCCTGCCAGTATTTGATTTTTTGACTTCACATCGTGTTCCTTGCCTCTGAAAACATTGATTTTACTGGACTCTCTCATGTTTTCTTATTAGGAGGCGGGGAACGATACGCCCTTTATTTTTACGCTTTGTGTGCACTCAGCCGCGAGATATGAATGGTCAGATACAGCATTTCATCCGGGGACATTTTAAAATCATATTGCTGTTCCATGCGGTCCCGGATGCGTGTGGCACAGTCATACGCCCGGGGATGCTGCTGCGCAATGGCGCTGAGCAGCCCATCCATATTGTCGTGGTAGTGCGTTTGATGAATCATGCGCTGCGCAAAAAATTTCAGATGGGTGATAAACCGATAAAAATCCAGCGAATCCTCATCAAACTCCATCTGGAAATAATCGCTGACGATCTGGCAGATCTCCTGCATGATATACGTCATATTGTATGCGCTTTTGATATCGCTGTTTTGCTGCGCATTGACAAAATGCAGGGCAATAAACGCCGCTTCATCGTCGGTAAACTTCACGCCGGTCTCTTCCTCGACCAGGCGGTTGGCATCCATGCCGATCTCATATTCGGTGCGGTAAAACCGGCGAATATCCCATTTGAGCGGATTTTCCAGCACGATTCCCTGTTCATAGCGTGCAATGGTCGACGAAATATGGTCGGGCAGCGTCAAATAGATGCTGTCGCTCAGTTTCTTACCCAAAATCACTTTGGCCCGGCTGATGATCTTTTCACTGATGAGCATATGCTCCACCGGCATCCCAGCAAGCAGTTCGTGCAGTTTCCCTTCCAAAGACGGGTCGGTGATGGTAAAGGTCTTTTCGATCTTCTTTTCATCCACCCGGTCGCCTGCCGCCCGACCAAAGGCCAGGCCACGGCCCATGATAACCGTTTCGGCACCGGAAGGGCTGCGCGTTATCACAACATTATTATTCAGGATCTTTTCGATAATCATGTTCGTTCCCCTTGCGAAAAATAAAAAAACCATGACTCCACAAGATGCGATACTTCTAGAATCATAGTTACACCCGCAGTTACGCTTATTTTTTTATAAGTATAGCACATTGCGGCTGCTCGCACAATGTGCAATCCGTACGAAACGATTCGGAAAATATTGTTAATTTTGTTCGCCCATGCAACAATTGACCGCAAGCCCTTTTCCAAAAGCTTGCGGTCTTTGCAGTCACAGGAAAACCTGTGATTTGTTTTACAGGTTCTGTACTTCCTCCAAGGTGGGGATGGAAGTCTGGGCACCTTTTCGGGTCACGACAACGGCTGCGACCTCGCTGCCCAGCCGGATGGCGTCGGAATACGAAGCCCCTTTGCTGCATGCGACGACAAATGCCGCCGTAAAGCTATCGCCCGCCGCGGTCGTATCGACCGCTTTTACTTTTTTCGCCGGGAATGCTTCACAGGTTTGCTTGGTCACGAGCAAAACCCCGTCCCCGCCCAGGGTGACGAGCACGGCTTCCATGCCCTGCTCCAGCAGGGTCCGCGCACCGGCTGCCAATTCTTCTTTGGTGTGCAGTTCTTGCCCCACCAGGCATTGCAGCTCGGTTTCGTTCGGTTTTACGATGTCAAACCCTTCGAAAAATTCTTTGGTCAGCCCTGCTTGTGCGGGCGCTGGGTCCAACAAAATGTGTTTCCCGCGGGCGCGCGCCAAATCTTTGACATACGTCACCACCTCGAGCGGAATTTCCAGCTGCATGACAACAATGTCACAGGCATCGATGAGGTCCAAATGGCGGTCGATCATCGCCCGGGTCAGTTTGGCGTTGGCGCCCGGCACCACGGTGATCGAATTTTCGCCGTTCCGGTCGACCGAGATAAAGGCATTGCCGGTCGGCACGCCGTCCAGCACTTCGATTCCGCTCGTTCCGACCCCCACGCTTTCCAGATTTTCTTTCAGCGCAGCGCCATACACATCGTTGCCCACGGCGCCGATCATTTCCACCTGGCCGCCCAATTTTCCAATCGCATACGCCTGATTGGCGCCCTTTCCGCCCGGAACCAGCGTCATATCGTGTCCCATCACGGTTTGTCCGGCCAACGGCATCGCATCCACCCGAATAACAAAATCCATATTCAGACTGCCCACCACGAGTATTTTTTTCATGTTGCACTCTCCTTGTCCTGCTCCGCAGCAAACGATTCCCCTTACTGGTATCTTACCCGGCTTGTCCGGATTTGGCAACCGTTTGTCTGCAAAAAAGCACCGAATCCAACGATTCGGTGCTTTGGGGCTTCTTACTTTTGGGCCGGATAAGCTTGTTCCAGTTCGGCCAGGGTCGCCATGACCGCGCCCTTGTGCTGCACGGTGAGCGACGCATACTGCGCGGAAAATTCCAGATAGGCTGTCAGCTGCGCCTCGTTCAAGTTCGCCAGGGCATCTGCCGTCACCCCGTCGCGCGTGAGCTGGTACAGGAACGAACCAATGAACGAATCGCCTGCCCCGGTCGTATCGACCACGGGTACCGAAATGGTTCGGCCAAACGTCTGGGTCTGCGGGGTGTAGACGGCCGAGCCGTTGGCGCCGCGGGTGATGAGCACCAGGCGGCAACCCATGTCGAACAGCTTTTGCGCCGCTTCCCGCTCGTCGGTGCAGCCGGTGACAAATTCGATCTCATCATCCGAAAGCTTGACCAGGTCGGCATAGGGCAAAAATTCCCGGATGGCTGCCTGGCATGCTTCCGGGCTGCTCCACAGTGGCAGCCGGACATTGGGGTCAAACGAAATGATCGCGCCCGCCTGCTTGGCCAGTTCGATGGCCCGGCGATGCGCTGCCTTGACCGGCCAGTCCACCAGATCGACCGAACAAAAATGCAGCACCGCACAGTCGGCAAACATCGTGTCCGTCACCTGTTCCTGGTCCAGAAACAGGTCGGCCGACGGATTGCGGAAAAAGGAAAATTCACGGTTGCCGGTCGCGTCGAGTGAAACAAAGGCAAGGCCGGTGTTGGCCCGTCCGGTGCGGAACACCCACTGGGTATCCACCCCATTGGCACGCAGCACCTTGAGGATATGGGTACCAAAGGCGTCCTCGCCCACCTGCGAGATCATCGCCGCCGGATTGCCCAGCCGCGCGACCGCGGTTGCGACATTGGCCGGCGCACCGCCTGCCACGCGCTCAAAATGGGTCACTTCATCCAGCGCGCAGCCCTTTTGCTGGGGCACAAAATCGATCAGCAATTCCCCGATCGCAACCACTTTTTTCATGTATTTCCCTCCAAAATATATCGGTAAATGGCCTGCGCAACGCCGTCCTCGACGTTGCTGCCCGTACAGACATCGGCGGCCTGCTGGATGTGCGGCGCGGCGTTTGCCATCGCAACGCCCAATCCCGCCATGCGCAGCATGGATAAATCATTATCACTGTCGCCGATGGCCATGACGGCATCCATGCCCAGCCCAAGCTGGGCGGCAAGCTGCGCAAGGCCGCTTCCCTTGTGGACACCCTTCCGGTTGATCTCTACATTTTTCAGCGCCCCGCCATACATGATCGACGGCGCCAGTTCAAACTGCCCGGTCTGCTCCAGCGTGTCGATGAGCCGGTCGACCTGCTTGGGGTCCAGCGAATGCAGAATGGCTTTGAGGATGCGTCCGTCCTCCCGCCGCAGCAGTTCTTCCCATTTTTCCGGGCTGTCGATAAAGATATACCCGTCTACGGTCTCCTCCAGCGCCGTGGACCCGCGGCGGCGGATCTCCTGCAAAAAACGCAGGAACTCCCTGCCATAATACAGGCTTTCGCCCGTATACAGGCAGGGATCGGTATCAAATTGGGCGCAGATCTCAAAAATCGTATCGCACATCTGGCGATCCAGTCCGTCGAACGTGATCTGGCTGCCATCGGCCAGACATTCGGCAGCCGCCCCGTTGGAGATGACCACCCAATCGGCCGGCGCCTCTAACTGACGGTTAAAAACGCGGGTTTCTTTCCAATTTCGTCCTGTGCACAACACGATCTGCACGCCCGCCTGCTGTGCCAGCCGCACCGCGCGGGCATTCTCTTTGGAGACACGGCTGCTGGGGTCCAGCAGCGTGCCGTCCAGATCGAGTGCGAGCAGTTTATACTTTGCCATGTGCCCCACCTTTGGTTTTACTGAATTTGCAGAGCGCCCATTGCCCACAGCTCGGCTTGTACTCCTTCCGACTGTACCCCGCACGCATGCGGCGCGGGATAATACCGCGTGGTGAGCACCTGTTCCCCGCCGTTGACAAAGATCTCGAGCGAAGAAGCATCGGCCAGCACGCGCAGCGACCGAACGGTTCCGGGTTCGGCATACCGCACCGTGCGGCCCGAACCACCCTGTACCAGCGTGAGCGACAGCGTTCCTTCGTCCCATTCTAACACAGCCGCCCCACGAATGACAAGCCTTCCGCGCGGCGCGGTCTGTGCTTCCAGATCGAAGATCTGCGCCTGCTCGGGCGCGATGCGCTCCCCGCGCAATGCCTCCATTTCGGGCGCCGGCACACGCAGCAGCTTTTCGCTGTCGCGCTTGAGTTCACACGGCACGGTCATGCCATGCTGCCAACCGTTTTCCACGGTCGGGTTGGTATAATCGGCGTCCGGCATGCCCATCCAACCGATGAGCAGCCGCCGCTCGCCGTCTACAAAGGTCTGCGGCGCATAGAAATCAAAGCCGCAGTCGAGTTCCTGATATTCACCTAGGGTATACGCGCCGCGGAAGTCGCCATGCAGCGGGAAGTACCCGCAAGAGTAGACATTTTGATATTTGTTACCCTGCCGGGTCACGCCCTGGGGCGAGCACATCAAAAACCACTGCCCATCCAGGCAGAACAGGTCGGGGCACTCCCACATGTACCCGAAGACCTCGGGGGTCGTGAGTGTGTTGATGTGCTTCCAGTTCCGCTTGTTGGCCGATTCATACACCAGCAGTTGGCCGCGGTCCTCTTTGGTCCGCGCGCCAAGCACCATATAATATTTGCCGTCCTGCGCCCAGACCTTAGGGTCGCGCACATGACAGGTGACGTTTTCCGGGTAATCCTTGTTTTCCAGCAACAGTTCATTGGACGCTACGGTCACGCCGTCGTGGGAGACGGCGAGCGCGGTATTGTGGCCGCGCCCTGCCGTGATGTAATCATAATCGCCCGCATACTTGACGTTTCCGGTGTAGTAGAGATACATGGTCCCGTCTTCGACCAGGGCCGAGCCAGAATAGACCCCGTGGATGTCCCACGGCTGGTCGGGATACAGCATGGGCGGCAGCTGCTCCCAGTGCAGCAAATCGCGGCTGCGGTAGTGCCCCCAGTGCTTCACCCCGCCGGTGGGGTCGAATGGGCCGTATTGATAAAACACATGATACCACTCCCCAAAGCGGCACAGGCCGTTCGGGTCATTCATCCAGCCGACCGGCGGCATCAGGTGAAACCGCGGACGGTAAGGGTCAGCCGCGGCCCGCGGACCGTCCTCCCGTTCCACGCGGACAACCAGCCGCTCCAAATCTCGCTGCAATGCGTTGCTCATGTTTGTTTTCCTCCTCCAATCAGCGCTTGAGCGTCATCAGGATGTCTTTTCCTGCGACAACTGCGCCGGGATGCCGCTCGACGTCGGCAAAATCGTCCGAGTTGGTCACGATGACCGGGGTGATGGTCTTATAGCCTTCCTTCTCAATGGCTGCCATGTCAAATTCGAGCATCAAGTCGCCCGCCTTGACATGCTGGCCTTCCTGAACATGGCCGGTGTAATGCTTGCCGTTCAAGTTGACGGTATCGATGCCGACGTGGATGAGAAGCTCCATGCCGTTGTCGCATTCCAGGCCGACCGCGTGGCCCATGACCGCAGACACGGTCGCGTCACAGGGAGCAAATACCTTGCCTTCGGTGGGCTTGACCGCAATGCCCTTGCCCAGTGCTTCGGCAGAAAAGGCCGGGTCGCCGGTTTCGCTCAGCGCAACCGCTTCACCGCTCAGCGGCGAAACAACGGTCATGGTTTCACCGGCTGCGGCCGGAGCGGCAGCCGGGGCAGCTTCCTGCGCCGGTGCTTCAACGGCCGGAACGGTTTCCGGCTGCTCCTCTTCCTTGGGCAGGCCGAAGAACCACGAAACCACAAACGCAACGCCGGTTGCAATCGCGATGGTGATGATGTACTGAATCGGATGATGCAGATGCAGCAGGATGCCGAAGATACCGGTAACGCCCGTACCGGTCGCACCCAGACCAACGATCGAAGCATACAGTGCACCAAAGGCAGCGCCGATCGCACCCGCGATAAACGGACGGAAGAAGCGCAGGTTTACACCAAAGATGGCCGGTTCGGTGATGCCCATGAAGGCAGACAGCGAAGCGGGCAATGCCATGGACTTGAGCTTCTTATTCTTGGTCTTGAGGGCAACAGCCAGTGCCGCGCCGCCCTGGGCGACGTTTGCTGCCGATGCCAGCGGCAGCCAGTAGGTCACGCCGTAGGCGCTGAGCTGGCCCAGGTCAATGATGGTATACATATGATGGATGCCCGAAACGACCGTTGTCGCATACAGGCCGCCCATGATAAACGAACCGATGCCGAACGGGATGGCGATCAGCCACTGTACGCCGTCGATGACGAAGTTTTCCACGGTGGTGAACACCGGGCCGATGGCCGCCAGCGTCAGATAACCGGTGACGAATACCGACACGAGCGGGGTCACAAACAGGTCAAACATCGGCGGCACGATCTTGTGCAGGCGCTTTTCGAGGAAGCACATCACCCATACCGCAATGATGACCGGGATAACGTGGCCCTGATAGCCGACGAGCGGAATCTTATACAGGCCGAAGAAGACTTCCTGATAATTCTGCACGCCTTCAGTTGCCACCGTCCACGCATTTTGCAGATTGGGGTGCAGCATGATCATACCGATGACCGCACCGAGGAACGGGTTGCCGCCAAACACCTTGGCTGCCGAGAAGGCAATCAGAATCGGCAGGAACGTGTATGCAACGTTGGAGAACAGCTGTGCAAACACATAGATGGAGCTGCTG
Proteins encoded:
- a CDS encoding PTS beta-glucoside transporter subunit IIBCA, giving the protein MDYKKAASEVLRCIGGKDNVVSAAHCATRLRLVIADNSKVDKKNLENATGVQGVFEAQGQLQIIFGTGTVNKVFTEFIALSGAAAVSKDEAKAQGAQKGNWFQRAIKTLGDIFVPIIPAIVASGFLMGIMESLNFMVNNGFIQMDTSSSIYVFAQLFSNVAYTFLPILIAFSAAKVFGGNPFLGAVIGMIMLHPNLQNAWTVATEGVQNYQEVFFGLYKIPLVGYQGHVIPVIIAVWVMCFLEKRLHKIVPPMFDLFVTPLVSVFVTGYLTLAAIGPVFTTVENFVIDGVQWLIAIPFGIGSFIMGGLYATTVVSGIHHMYTIIDLGQLSAYGVTYWLPLASAANVAQGGAALAVALKTKNKKLKSMALPASLSAFMGITEPAIFGVNLRFFRPFIAGAIGAAFGALYASIVGLGATGTGVTGIFGILLHLHHPIQYIITIAIATGVAFVVSWFFGLPKEEEQPETVPAVEAPAQEAAPAAAPAAAGETMTVVSPLSGEAVALSETGDPAFSAEALGKGIAVKPTEGKVFAPCDATVSAVMGHAVGLECDNGMELLIHVGIDTVNLNGKHYTGHVQEGQHVKAGDLMLEFDMAAIEKEGYKTITPVIVTNSDDFADVERHPGAVVAGKDILMTLKR
- a CDS encoding glycoside hydrolase family 32 protein — protein: MSNALQRDLERLVVRVEREDGPRAAADPYRPRFHLMPPVGWMNDPNGLCRFGEWYHVFYQYGPFDPTGGVKHWGHYRSRDLLHWEQLPPMLYPDQPWDIHGVYSGSALVEDGTMYLYYTGNVKYAGDYDYITAGRGHNTALAVSHDGVTVASNELLLENKDYPENVTCHVRDPKVWAQDGKYYMVLGARTKEDRGQLLVYESANKRNWKHINTLTTPEVFGYMWECPDLFCLDGQWFLMCSPQGVTRQGNKYQNVYSCGYFPLHGDFRGAYTLGEYQELDCGFDFYAPQTFVDGERRLLIGWMGMPDADYTNPTVENGWQHGMTVPCELKRDSEKLLRVPAPEMEALRGERIAPEQAQIFDLEAQTAPRGRLVIRGAAVLEWDEGTLSLTLVQGGSGRTVRYAEPGTVRSLRVLADASSLEIFVNGGEQVLTTRYYPAPHACGVQSEGVQAELWAMGALQIQ